The region GGAAGATTTTAAAGACATTTTAGATGCGATTGACAGGTTCGTTTATTTTGAAAGCAGAAAGACCCAGCCATGAGTCTGTTATTCTAAATCAATTTCCCAATCCTTAAAATAGTATCTCCAGTCCCGTTCGCTTATTGCTCTGATCACTCTGCAGGGACTTCCATAGGCCACCACGTTGGCTGGGATATCCCTTGTTACCACGCTTCCGGCCCCGATTACGCTGTTTTCTCCGATTCGGACTCCTGGAAGGATGATGGATCCGGCCCCGACCCATACGTTGTCCTCAATGGTAACAGGCACATTAAACTGGATCTGCTTCTTACGAATATCAGGGCGGATGGGATGGGCCGCCGTATCCACTACAACGTTAGGCCCGAACATAACATGGTTCCCGATGAAGATATCGGCGTCATCCACAAGGGTTAAGTGAAAGTTGGCATAAACGTCGTTTCCCATGTGAACGTGCTTTCCCCAGTTGGCGTGGAGCGGGGGTTCTATGTAGCAGTTTTTTCCGATTTCTGCAAAGAGCTTTTTTAGGATATCCTGCCGCTTCTGGCCTTCCGACGGGCGGGTCTGGTTATAGTCATAAAGGATCTCCAGACATCCGGTCTGCTCTGCCATCAGGTCTTCGTCGTCACAGCTGTAAAGCTTTCCGCTTTTCATTTTTTCTCTTAAATCCATGAAAACCTCCTCAAACAACGGGGCTGTCGGGGAACAGCCTCTTTTTTTCTTCATTATACCCTGTCCCCTTCTAAATGTCCATGAATTCGAATGTACTGCAGACAGGATGGTTAAACCTTGGGTCTATTATGCCTTTCTTCCCCAGTGCAGCGAACAAAGCCTGCAGTTTTGCCCGCTTACGCGCATTTGCCCTATGAAACAGACCATGACAGGATTTTCTTAAGAGCAGGCATAACCAAAATCTATTATGGCCTGTTTCGCACAAGTCCTTGCTGGTGGAGATATAAGGCAAGAAAGTGCTATTAGTTGGACAAATAAACGCACGCTTTTTTCAGGCATGTATATTATAATCAGAATAAGAGATCTTTGGAGGAGGTATCAGAATGAATTATCTGATTGGAATTGACGTGGGGACATCGGCAACAAAGACCGTACTGTTTGATGAAAAGGGCCGTGTGATTGCTTCTGCATCCAGGGAATATTCCCTTTACCAGCCCCAAAACGGCTGGGCGGAGCAGAATCCGGAAGACTGGAGAGAGGCGGTTCTTGAAACCCTTACCCAGGTTGTGGCAGAGTCCGGGGTAAAAAAAGAGGCTGTAAAAGGAATCGGGATTTCAGGCCAGATGCACGGGCTTGTAATGCTTGATGAAAAGAATGAGGTGATACGTCCCTCTATCATATGGTGTGACCAGAGAACCTCAGCCGAGGTGGAAGACATGGGAAAGCTTATTCCAAAGGAGCGCTGGATTGAGATCACTGCCAATCCGCCCCTTACCGGCTGGACCGCGGCAAAGATTTTATGGGTGAGGAAGCATGAACCGGAGAATTACGGAAGGTGCAGGCACATCCTCCTTCCAAAGGATTATATCCGTTACGTTTTGACGGGAGTATACGCAACGGATGTTTCTGACGCCAGCGGAATGCAGCTTTTGGATGTACCAGGAAGGTGCTGGTCCAAAGAAGTCTTAAATAAACTGGATATTGACCAGGAGCTTTTGGGAAAGGTGTATGAATCCTGTGAGGTGACGGGAACTCTTCTTCCGGAGATCGCAGCCAGGACCGGACTTTCTGCGGATACAAAGGTGGCAGGAGGGGCTGGAGACAATGCGGCCGCCGCTGTGGGGACCGGAGTCGTGAAGGATGGAACTGCCTTTACCACCATAGGTACATCGGGAGTGGTATTCGCCCACAGCAGCCAGGTTACCATTGATCCCAAAGGAAGAGTCCATACCTGCTGCTGTGCGGTACCTGGAGCGTGGCATGTTATGGGAGTGACCCAGGGGGCAGGACTTTCCTTAAAATGGTTTAAGGACAATTTCTGCCAGGATTATGTGGAAGAAGCAAGCGTACAGAAGATCGATGTTTATGATCTCATCAACCGGGATGTAAGCCAGGTAGAGGCAGGAAGCGATAAGCTTATTTATCTTCCTTATTTGATGGGAGAGAGGACCCCTCACCTTGACCCGGACTGCCGGGGCGTGTTTTTTGGACTTTCCGCTATCCATACAAGAAAGCACATGCTGCGGGCGGTGATGGAAGGTGTTTCCTATTCACTCAGTGATTGCAATGACATTCTTAAGGATATGGGGATCCAGGTGGGAGAGATGATGGCATGCGGCGGAGGCGGAAAAAGCCAGGTATGGCGCCAGATGCTTGCGGACATGTATGACTGTCAGGTAAAAACCGTTGCCCAGACAGAAGGACCGGCTCTTGGAGCTGCCATTCTGGCCGGAGTGGGGTGCGGGATTTTTGAAAGCGTGGAATCAGCCTGTGATGCCCTGATCTTTCAGGATAAGACTACGGGGCCTGAGGAAAGACAGGCCGGCCTTTATAAAAAATACCATCTGCTATACAAGCAGCTTTATGAGGATTTAAAGGACAGCTATAAGAAGCTTGCAGCTTTATAAATCATGGCAAAAGATAAAAAGGAGGAAGAATATAAGGTAGTGAAGATCCCCATGACGGCAGAAGGCCTAAAAGCAGTGGAGGCCCTGCATGCAGCAGGAATACCAACCATCGTTACCCTGGTATTTTCCGCTGCCCAGGCGCTTCTGGCAGTGAGAGCTGATTGAAAAGTTCAAAAAGGATTATCTGGCAGTATTTGGAGAATAAGAAAAGAGAGGGAAAGCTATGGGATTGACAATTAAACCAGTGACAGATCCTGCTTTTCGTAAGTACGGGAAAGTAGTTACAGGGTATGATGCAGGAGAACTTCTGGAAAAAATGAAGGAAACACCCCTTCCTGATGAGGTGGTATATGTTGCTTCCGTAAAGGAATTGGAGGAACTGGCGGTTTCTAAGAAAATCGAAAAGAAGCTTTACGGCCAGCTTCCCATACAGGTGGGTTATTGCAACGGGCATAATAAGAACATGAACGCAGTGGAATACCATAGAAATTCAGAAATCAATGTGGCCGTGACGGATTTGATCCTGATCTTGGGACGGCAGCAGGATATTGCTCCTGATTATACATACGATTCAGGAAACATGGAGGCATTTCTGGTTCCGGCTGGAACTATGATCGAGGTTTATGCCACGACCCTTCATTATGCCCCCTGCCATGTGTCGGAAAAGGGCTTTCGCTGTGTGGTGATTTTACCAAAGGACACCAATACGGATTTAGAGCCTGCCGGGGAAGCCGTGAATAAAGAGGACCGGCTGTTGTTTGCCAAAAATAAATGGCTCATTGGACATAAAGAGGGCGGACTTCCGGAGCATGCCTACATTGGCATATCCGGAGAAAACTTGTCTGTATGATAAGAATTTATCAATAAATCAGCAGGCCTATCATAAAAAAGAGTGGTGAAAAATAACAGGAGGAGATATACAATGAATAATATCCCGGAATTAAAGGTAGGAATCGTAGCGGTAAGCAGAGATTGTTTTCCGGAATCCTTATCAGTAAACAGAAGAAAAGCGCTGGTAGAGGCATACAGGGCAAAATATGACGGCGGAAATATTTATGAAAGTCCTGTCTGTATCGTGGAAAGTGAGATCCATATGGTCCAGGCATTGGAGGATGTAAAGAAAGCAGGCTGCAATGCCCTGGTAGTCTATCTTGGAAACTTTGGTCCGGAGATCTCAGAAACTCTTCTTGCAAAGCATTTTGACGGACCGGTCATGTTCATCGCAGCAGCAGAGGAAAGCGGGGACAGCTTAACTCAGGGCCGTGGAGATGCCTACTGCGGAATGTTAAATGCAAGCTATAATTTAAAGCTTAGAAATATCAAGGCGTACATACCGGAATATCCCGTAGGAACGGCAGAGGAATGCGCTGATATGATCGAGGAATTCCTTCCGATTGCCAGAACTCTGGCAGGACTTTCCCAGTTAAAGATCATTAGCTTTGGCCCACGCCCCTTAAACTTCCTGGCTTGCAATGCCCCCATCAAACAGCTTTATAATTTGGGCGTGGAGATTGAGGAAAACTCTGAGCTGGATTTATTTGAAGCCTATAATAAGCATGCAGGCGATCCAAGGATCCCGGATGTAGTAACGGATATGGAAAAGGAGCTGGGAGAGGGGAACCAGAAACCGGAAATCCTTCCAAAGCTTGCCCAATATGAACTCACCCTGCTGGATTGGGTGGAGGCACACAAGGGATACCGGAAATATGTTGCCATAGCAGGAAAGTGCTGGCCGGCTTTCCAGACCCAGTTCGGCTTTGTTCCCTGCTATGTGAACAGCCGCCTTACAGGAATGGGAATCCCGGTTTCCTGTGAAGTGGACATTTACGGAGCACTCAGTGAATTCATAGGTACCTGTATCAGTATGGATGCCGTGACCCTGCTTGACATTAACAATACGGTTCCTGCGGATATGTATGATGGAGATATTAAGGGCAAGTATGAATATACCCATCAGGATACCTTTATGGGCTTCCACTGCGGGAACACATGCTCAAGAAAGCTTTCCTCCTGTTCCATGAAGTATCAGATGATCATGGCAAGAGCTCTTCCGGAGGAAGTGACTCAGGGAACCCTTGAGGGAGATATCGCACCGGGTGATATTACGTTTTTCCGCCTCCAGAGTACTGCAGATAATTTCCTTCGGGCATACGTAGCCCAGGGAGAGGTGCTTCCGGTAGCCACCCGTTCCTTTGGCTCCATCGGTGTGTTTGCCATTCCGGAAATGGGAAGATTTTACCGTCATGTGCTCATTGAAAAGAATTTCCCACACCATGGTGCGGTAGCTTTCGGACATTACGGAAAGGCCTTATTTGAGGTGTTTAAGTATCTTGGAGTGGAAGAAATTGGATTTAACCAGCCAAAGGGCATGCTATATAAGACAGAAAATCCATTTGGTTAAAAGGAGCTGTATTTTGTCAGATTATTTGTGAGGCAATGATTGACAGAGGCAACAGAACATAATAACTGCAAAGAAACAACGATAAAAGGCGGAAGGATTTCCCCTGCCGGGGTATCCTTCCGCCTTTTACTGTCTTGTTGTTTATATAGCTCCCTTCATAGCCAGGACCGCCAAAACACAGGTTATTAAGATGACGGCAGCTGTGAGGGTCATGCCAAAATTATAATTCCGCTTTTTAGAGGCGTCTATAGAAGCCGTTGAAGCGGGAATGATAAGATTGGATCTTCTCAAGGTCGTTACCAGAGGCTTATAGATGAGAAGAGTCAGGGCTGTGTTAATACCTCCCTTTAAAAGGTTAAAGGGGATAAATGCCGGGAGAAGGAGCTTGGCCACGGCCTCTCTGGGATACCCCATGTAAATGGGAGTGATCAGGTAATTCCACAAAACCATGACCAGGGTCATGAGAAGGGTGCCTGCTACCATACCAAAGAAAGCTCCCCACATGGAATGACGCTTCTTATAGAGATAAGCGGCCGGACAGACAAAGGCTACCGTTGAGAGAATGTTCATGATCAATCCGATGATACCGGTGCTGCTGATGGTAAACATTTCAACAAAGGATACGATGACAGAGATCAGTGCTGCAGACATCGGGCCGAATAAGAAGCCTCCGGTGAGAATGATAATATCCTTTGGCTCATACTCTAAGAATGGAAGCATAGGGATCAATGGGATCCGGATGGCCACAACGGCTACAAAAGCCAGCGCGCAAAGCATGGCCATCAAAGTAAGTTTGCTTGTTTTCTTTGTCATATTCATGATTCAGTCCTCCTGAAAATAAGTAACACCTGAAAGTATGTCTTTCAGGTGTTAAAAATAGACAGGTGTATTATCACTATTTAACACATCTTCTTTCATCCAGACTTTACTGTCGGTATTGGAATCACACCAATTCTGCGCAGTATGCGCTCGCGGACTTTACCGCCGGTCGGGAATTTCACCCTGCCCTGAAGACAACCATATGCAAATGTTCTGAAGGTATTATAACATTTTAAAAAATAATTGCAAGATGTTGTTGCAATTTTTTTAATGCTTTGCTATAATAGCGGACATGGGGGTATAGCTCAGCTGGGAGAGCGCTTGAATGGCATTCAAGAGGTCATGGGTTCGAATCCCACTATCTCCACGACAAAAGTCTAGTAAATACTAGGCTTTTTTATTTTTGTGTTGTAATTCGTGTTGCATTGTTTCGAAATGGTTTAATGTTACATCTAAATATTTTTGTTCAAAATCATTAATAGTACCACGATATACTTGTTTTAGAGTTTTATCTGATGACCAACCACCACGTTGCATAATATACTGATCCGGAACGTTAAGTGCGTGCATAATAGATGCAGCATAATGTCTTAAATCATGAAAACGGATGTTTTCCAACTTAAGTTTTTTTATAGCTCTTGCAAATCGGTTTGATATATTGTCAGGAGCTCCAACATCAACAAGTTTTCCTGTATGTGGTAGCATATTTATGACAAATTGTGGCATTATTATTTCCCTGGTACTGGAAACTGTCTTAGTTGTTTTAATAGTCCATTCACCTCTGGAAACCCTAACCATTGCTTTGTTTACTGAAATAGTATTTCCTGTAACATCTTCTGATGTAAGGGCGCAAATTTCTGAACGACGAAGGGTTCCAAAAGCTGCAAGGCACACTGCTTTCAGCATTTCTTTATCGCGCTTAAAGTAATCCATAAGAATTTTTATATCATTATCAGATGGGGTATAAGTGTTACTTTTTATTTTCTGCGGCAATTTTACTTTTATCCGTTTTTCTGGATAATACAAGTCAAAAGCTGCCACTAACAAACCGTATGCGTTTCTAACAGTTTTAGGAGATCGCTCTATAGATATTTCATTTATCCACTGTTGAATCTTATCATTGTTAATGAGGTCGGCCTTTTGGTCAACTATGCTGCTCATCATAAAACGCTTTATAGACCTATACCCATTTATAGTTGTGGGAGATAGTACATTGCTTTTTGCAGTACAATAGTCATCTAACATAGTTCCTATTGACTTATTATAACTTTTTGACGATAATTCTTTATTTGCGGCCCAGGCAGATGCGTCTTTTTCAGCTTGACGCTTTCCCTTTGTTGTTGGGTCGTCATTGGTAAACGATTTATAAATCCTTTTGTTCTTGGAAGTTCCGTCAGGTTGTATTTTGGTTTCTGTATGGCTATAAACTTGTACACGCCATGATCCAGATGGTAACTTTTTTGCAGTTGGCATTTTAAAATTTCCTTTCAGTTGACTTATTTTAAGGTACAAAAAATACGCCATACCTTTGACAGATCGGCGCATTAGTGATACAATAAGTCTGTGAATACGTTGTATCGGGCCTTTGTCCGGTATGATATTTAAAATCCGTTCCAGTTAGCACTGGGGCGGTTTTTTATTTGTTTTATTTCTTATTTTTCGTCTTTTTCTCTCATGATCTCAACTTGTTTCATTGCACTCTCAAGAGCTTGGGCAAGTATTGCCATCGACTTTTTGTCAAGCTTTTTCCCATTGAAGTAAAGGGGGCTTGTTCCCTTATCATTAATATCTCCAATGATTCCAGCGATCTTCTTCGCAACATCAAGTTCTTGAACAGGTATCAATTCTGGTTTCTTAATTTCTTCAGGTTCTACTCCGGTCATTAAATAATCCATTGTAACTCCAAAGTAATCGCATATTTTTTGTGCTAACTTTGAACTTGCTAAAGATTTTTTCTTTTTCCATGTACTAATTGTAGAGGT is a window of [Clostridium] saccharolyticum WM1 DNA encoding:
- a CDS encoding DUF4867 family protein, whose translation is MGLTIKPVTDPAFRKYGKVVTGYDAGELLEKMKETPLPDEVVYVASVKELEELAVSKKIEKKLYGQLPIQVGYCNGHNKNMNAVEYHRNSEINVAVTDLILILGRQQDIAPDYTYDSGNMEAFLVPAGTMIEVYATTLHYAPCHVSEKGFRCVVILPKDTNTDLEPAGEAVNKEDRLLFAKNKWLIGHKEGGLPEHAYIGISGENLSV
- the xylB gene encoding xylulokinase, which encodes MNYLIGIDVGTSATKTVLFDEKGRVIASASREYSLYQPQNGWAEQNPEDWREAVLETLTQVVAESGVKKEAVKGIGISGQMHGLVMLDEKNEVIRPSIIWCDQRTSAEVEDMGKLIPKERWIEITANPPLTGWTAAKILWVRKHEPENYGRCRHILLPKDYIRYVLTGVYATDVSDASGMQLLDVPGRCWSKEVLNKLDIDQELLGKVYESCEVTGTLLPEIAARTGLSADTKVAGGAGDNAAAAVGTGVVKDGTAFTTIGTSGVVFAHSSQVTIDPKGRVHTCCCAVPGAWHVMGVTQGAGLSLKWFKDNFCQDYVEEASVQKIDVYDLINRDVSQVEAGSDKLIYLPYLMGERTPHLDPDCRGVFFGLSAIHTRKHMLRAVMEGVSYSLSDCNDILKDMGIQVGEMMACGGGGKSQVWRQMLADMYDCQVKTVAQTEGPALGAAILAGVGCGIFESVESACDALIFQDKTTGPEERQAGLYKKYHLLYKQLYEDLKDSYKKLAAL
- a CDS encoding helix-turn-helix domain-containing protein yields the protein MYEIFEMLCDKNGITPYKFCKDTGTRTSTISTWKKKKSLASSKLAQKICDYFGVTMDYLMTGVEPEEIKKPELIPVQELDVAKKIAGIIGDINDKGTSPLYFNGKKLDKKSMAILAQALESAMKQVEIMREKDEK
- a CDS encoding ECF transporter S component translates to MNMTKKTSKLTLMAMLCALAFVAVVAIRIPLIPMLPFLEYEPKDIIILTGGFLFGPMSAALISVIVSFVEMFTISSTGIIGLIMNILSTVAFVCPAAYLYKKRHSMWGAFFGMVAGTLLMTLVMVLWNYLITPIYMGYPREAVAKLLLPAFIPFNLLKGGINTALTLLIYKPLVTTLRRSNLIIPASTASIDASKKRNYNFGMTLTAAVILITCVLAVLAMKGAI
- a CDS encoding L-fucose/L-arabinose isomerase family protein, with amino-acid sequence MNNIPELKVGIVAVSRDCFPESLSVNRRKALVEAYRAKYDGGNIYESPVCIVESEIHMVQALEDVKKAGCNALVVYLGNFGPEISETLLAKHFDGPVMFIAAAEESGDSLTQGRGDAYCGMLNASYNLKLRNIKAYIPEYPVGTAEECADMIEEFLPIARTLAGLSQLKIISFGPRPLNFLACNAPIKQLYNLGVEIEENSELDLFEAYNKHAGDPRIPDVVTDMEKELGEGNQKPEILPKLAQYELTLLDWVEAHKGYRKYVAIAGKCWPAFQTQFGFVPCYVNSRLTGMGIPVSCEVDIYGALSEFIGTCISMDAVTLLDINNTVPADMYDGDIKGKYEYTHQDTFMGFHCGNTCSRKLSSCSMKYQMIMARALPEEVTQGTLEGDIAPGDITFFRLQSTADNFLRAYVAQGEVLPVATRSFGSIGVFAIPEMGRFYRHVLIEKNFPHHGAVAFGHYGKALFEVFKYLGVEEIGFNQPKGMLYKTENPFG
- a CDS encoding site-specific integrase, giving the protein MPTAKKLPSGSWRVQVYSHTETKIQPDGTSKNKRIYKSFTNDDPTTKGKRQAEKDASAWAANKELSSKSYNKSIGTMLDDYCTAKSNVLSPTTINGYRSIKRFMMSSIVDQKADLINNDKIQQWINEISIERSPKTVRNAYGLLVAAFDLYYPEKRIKVKLPQKIKSNTYTPSDNDIKILMDYFKRDKEMLKAVCLAAFGTLRRSEICALTSEDVTGNTISVNKAMVRVSRGEWTIKTTKTVSSTREIIMPQFVINMLPHTGKLVDVGAPDNISNRFARAIKKLKLENIRFHDLRHYAASIMHALNVPDQYIMQRGGWSSDKTLKQVYRGTINDFEQKYLDVTLNHFETMQHELQHKNKKA
- a CDS encoding sugar O-acetyltransferase — protein: MDLREKMKSGKLYSCDDEDLMAEQTGCLEILYDYNQTRPSEGQKRQDILKKLFAEIGKNCYIEPPLHANWGKHVHMGNDVYANFHLTLVDDADIFIGNHVMFGPNVVVDTAAHPIRPDIRKKQIQFNVPVTIEDNVWVGAGSIILPGVRIGENSVIGAGSVVTRDIPANVVAYGSPCRVIRAISERDWRYYFKDWEIDLE